One window of Catonella massiliensis genomic DNA carries:
- the dnaG gene encoding DNA primase yields MFYSEEIVDEVREKNDIVDVISPYVRLTRRGSNYVGLCPFHNEKTPSFSVNTGRQTFHCFGCGVGGNAYSFVMKYENLTFPEAIKHLADRAGIKLPEEEDNPEARKRADLRTRLFEIYKEAAKFYYFQLRGEYGSHPMEYLKNRGLTDKTINDFGLGYSVKSPNALYNYLKSKGYSDELMIKAELVSFKEGRGIFDMFWNRVIFPIMDLNNKVIAFGGRVMGDGEPKYLNSRETDIFNKRRNLYGLNFAKHSREGYILLCEGYMDVIALHQAGFSNAVASLGTALTEEQARLIARYVKDVIITYDSDGAGVKAAIRAIPILKSAGIRTKILKLTPYKDPDELIKAVGRGEYEERIKNAENSFNFELSNLEKSYDLTEPEGKTEFLNKVADRLTGFEEELERENYIAAVADRYFVSKDALKSLVNKIGGAKEIREIYKDAGERIKKADRAKTADEGLLKTNRLLLSLISDKPELYSRIKNIISARDFATPLYKDLAARIFSQIEEGKKPNAAEIISRYESGEDQSLVTAVFEENFEAEPDEAERDKAFKEIVVKVKRAGLEEELKSIDNKDLKSFMEITKKQRELGKLDF; encoded by the coding sequence ATGTTTTATTCAGAAGAGATTGTAGATGAGGTTAGAGAAAAAAATGATATAGTGGATGTCATTTCTCCCTATGTCAGACTTACAAGGAGAGGCTCCAACTATGTAGGCTTGTGTCCGTTTCACAATGAAAAGACGCCTTCTTTTTCGGTGAATACAGGAAGACAGACCTTTCACTGCTTTGGATGTGGTGTTGGAGGCAATGCATACAGCTTTGTAATGAAGTATGAGAATTTGACGTTTCCCGAGGCAATAAAGCATTTGGCTGACAGAGCAGGGATTAAACTGCCTGAAGAAGAGGATAATCCTGAAGCGAGGAAGAGGGCAGATCTAAGGACTAGATTGTTTGAGATATACAAGGAGGCAGCAAAGTTTTATTACTTCCAACTAAGGGGAGAATATGGAAGCCACCCTATGGAATACCTTAAAAACAGAGGGCTTACAGATAAGACTATCAATGACTTTGGCCTTGGCTACTCAGTAAAATCGCCAAATGCATTATATAACTATCTAAAGTCAAAGGGCTATAGTGACGAATTAATGATAAAGGCAGAACTTGTATCCTTTAAAGAGGGCAGGGGGATATTTGATATGTTCTGGAATAGGGTTATCTTCCCTATTATGGATCTAAACAATAAGGTTATTGCCTTCGGAGGAAGAGTGATGGGTGATGGAGAGCCCAAGTATCTTAACTCCAGAGAGACAGACATATTTAATAAGAGAAGGAATCTTTATGGCTTAAACTTTGCTAAGCATAGCAGAGAGGGATATATCTTACTCTGTGAGGGATATATGGATGTGATTGCACTCCACCAGGCGGGATTTTCCAATGCTGTTGCCTCTCTTGGCACTGCACTTACAGAGGAGCAGGCAAGGCTTATTGCGAGATATGTTAAGGATGTAATTATTACCTACGACAGCGATGGAGCAGGGGTGAAGGCTGCAATCAGGGCGATTCCTATCTTGAAATCCGCAGGAATAAGAACTAAAATACTAAAGCTGACTCCCTATAAGGATCCTGATGAGCTTATAAAGGCAGTGGGAAGAGGGGAGTACGAGGAGAGAATCAAAAATGCTGAAAACAGCTTTAATTTTGAGCTTTCAAACCTTGAGAAGTCCTATGACCTGACAGAGCCTGAAGGGAAGACGGAATTCTTAAACAAGGTTGCTGACAGACTTACCGGGTTTGAAGAAGAGCTTGAAAGAGAGAACTATATAGCAGCTGTTGCTGATAGATATTTTGTATCAAAGGATGCTCTTAAAAGCCTGGTCAATAAAATAGGTGGAGCAAAAGAGATACGGGAAATATATAAAGATGCAGGTGAGAGGATAAAGAAGGCAGACAGGGCTAAGACAGCGGATGAGGGCTTGTTAAAGACTAATAGACTCTTACTTAGCCTCATCTCTGACAAGCCTGAACTATATAGCCGTATTAAAAATATAATATCTGCCAGGGATTTCGCCACCCCTTTATATAAAGACCTGGCGGCGAGAATATTTTCTCAGATTGAAGAAGGCAAGAAGCCTAACGCAGCCGAGATAATAAGCAGGTATGAGTCAGGTGAAGATCAGTCTTTGGTCACAGCGGTATTTGAGGAGAACTTTGAGGCTGAGCCTGATGAAGCTGAGAGAGATAAGGCATTTAAGGAAATAGTGGTTAAGGTTAAAAGAGCCGGACTTGAAGAAGAACTTAAATCAATCGACAATAAAGACTTGAAGAGCTTTATGGAGATTACTAAGAAGCAAAGAGAGCTGGGGAAACTGGACTTTTAG
- a CDS encoding deoxyguanosinetriphosphate triphosphohydrolase, with translation MEDKKCIRELREELERKMLCEYASFSDSSLGRDVEEEPDEIRTIYQRDRDRILHCKAFRRLKHKTQVFLDPEGDHYRTRLTHTLEVSQIARTIARALMLNEDLTEAIALGHDLGHTPFGHAGERALNKISPYGFHHNEQSVRVVELLEKHGQGLNLTKEVRDGIKNHRSACKPSTLEGKIVRLSDKIAYVNHDIDDALRGGILTENDLPSEFTAVVGHDVAKRIDTMVKDVIFTSMGKNEVKMSETVEAAMRGLRSFLMKEVYCNPAAKSEEVQAQRLVEYLYKYYLENYEILPIEYKRLVEERGEPLEKVVCDYIAGMSDDYAIKTIKEIFVPVRWGKY, from the coding sequence ATGGAAGATAAAAAGTGTATTAGAGAACTCAGGGAAGAGCTTGAAAGAAAGATGCTATGTGAATATGCATCTTTTTCAGATTCATCACTTGGCAGAGATGTGGAGGAAGAGCCTGACGAGATAAGGACTATTTATCAGAGGGACAGAGACAGGATCCTGCACTGCAAGGCATTTAGAAGGCTGAAGCATAAGACTCAGGTCTTTCTTGATCCGGAAGGAGACCACTATAGGACAAGACTTACCCATACTTTGGAGGTTTCTCAGATTGCAAGAACCATAGCCAGAGCCCTTATGTTAAATGAAGACCTGACTGAAGCCATAGCGTTAGGGCATGACCTAGGCCATACTCCTTTTGGACACGCAGGAGAGAGAGCACTAAACAAGATTTCGCCTTATGGCTTCCATCATAATGAGCAGAGCGTGAGGGTGGTCGAACTGCTTGAGAAGCATGGACAGGGGCTTAACCTCACAAAAGAAGTAAGAGATGGAATCAAAAACCACAGAAGTGCCTGCAAGCCTTCAACCCTTGAAGGCAAGATTGTAAGGCTCTCTGACAAAATAGCCTATGTCAACCACGATATAGATGACGCCCTAAGAGGAGGCATACTGACTGAAAATGACCTCCCAAGCGAGTTTACTGCTGTGGTTGGGCATGATGTGGCAAAGAGAATAGACACCATGGTAAAGGATGTAATATTTACCAGTATGGGGAAAAATGAAGTAAAGATGTCTGAGACAGTTGAGGCAGCAATGAGAGGCCTTAGGTCTTTTCTTATGAAGGAAGTCTATTGTAATCCTGCGGCAAAGAGTGAGGAGGTTCAGGCGCAGAGGCTTGTTGAGTATTTATATAAGTATTATCTTGAAAACTATGAAATACTGCCTATAGAGTATAAAAGGCTGGTAGAGGAGAGGGGAGAACCGCTTGAAAAGGTGGTTTGCGACTACATAGCGGGGATGTCGGATGACTATGCCATAAAGACGATTAAAGAAATATTTGTTCCTGTCCGCTGGGGCAAATACTAA
- a CDS encoding EAL domain-containing protein, translating into MVHNYWFEIAAFILELTIGYMLLFRHTITLPYNGIFRKLYACCFITTLSALIQALLEDYINYSGKNIADYIIILNVLSMIFFYTHILCCTFSAYYECSVLSIKVNETIIKLLLNVPSVIAIVTISLNPFLSTVFNIDPVLGYQRRAFLILLYLVAFYYLIFTLVIIIAYGQNIRRDKRIAFTLLPFIPFFGTVIQYFYRYSGVGNFFMALLVLVMYITIESPADYIDYVTGLQNQNALFTNFSVAMSRKKPISIITIAIERIDAWDKEFGTEHTNLLILELSSYLIHLSKNVSVYSLGRGKFALYISSENFWANMRMAELLAYSILERFESSFDITAANKVIPAKRICLYNCPEDIDNANLLQKAMLSEATAVLPKGKDYLTIEDIDTTTNDKERLIATSIQSLYENGTVYLSFLPEFNTSLEIYDSVKTELTMYIPEIGYVNSRSLISVAEKYGLIIGFYDYILESLFKMIRDNHLMAYGVKSVEIVMPVSFLLKKNKAVKLVNLASQYDIPPKLICFELAKNSMLKFDGVIVENMKAISSAGFRFILENYGNGYTNASALIDMPIYAVTIDKFLTGTAINSELAHKILSCTITYLKEFDLQVKAEHIETKASMEYALMLGCDYLQGYYFSKPLKIAELTEFLRKGGLQE; encoded by the coding sequence ATGGTACATAATTATTGGTTTGAAATAGCTGCCTTTATTTTGGAGCTTACCATTGGTTATATGCTATTGTTTAGACATACAATAACGTTGCCATATAACGGTATATTCAGAAAGCTGTATGCCTGCTGTTTTATCACTACGCTTTCTGCCTTAATACAGGCTTTACTTGAAGACTACATCAACTATTCCGGTAAAAATATTGCGGATTATATAATAATCCTTAATGTTTTATCGATGATATTTTTCTATACCCATATTTTATGCTGCACCTTTTCAGCATATTATGAATGTTCAGTACTTAGCATTAAGGTAAATGAGACTATAATCAAGCTATTGCTAAATGTACCTTCGGTAATAGCAATAGTAACCATAAGCCTTAATCCTTTTTTAAGTACTGTATTTAATATTGATCCTGTTTTAGGCTATCAGAGAAGAGCATTTCTTATTCTTCTCTACTTAGTTGCGTTTTACTACCTCATTTTTACCTTGGTAATAATAATTGCTTATGGTCAAAATATAAGACGTGACAAAAGAATAGCCTTTACCCTGCTGCCATTCATTCCGTTTTTTGGTACTGTTATTCAGTACTTTTACAGGTATTCCGGAGTAGGAAACTTCTTTATGGCATTATTAGTACTTGTCATGTACATTACAATTGAAAGTCCTGCAGATTATATTGACTATGTGACAGGGCTTCAGAACCAAAATGCGCTTTTTACGAACTTCAGTGTGGCCATGTCAAGGAAGAAGCCGATTTCAATCATTACTATCGCTATAGAAAGAATTGATGCCTGGGATAAGGAATTTGGTACGGAGCATACTAACTTGCTTATACTCGAGCTTTCATCCTACCTTATACACCTGTCTAAGAATGTCAGCGTCTACTCTCTTGGACGTGGCAAATTTGCCCTTTACATCTCTTCAGAGAATTTTTGGGCAAATATGCGAATGGCAGAATTACTTGCTTATAGCATATTGGAGCGTTTTGAATCTTCTTTTGATATAACCGCAGCTAATAAGGTTATTCCCGCTAAGAGGATATGTCTTTATAACTGTCCTGAGGATATAGACAATGCGAACTTACTGCAAAAAGCCATGCTGTCCGAAGCAACTGCAGTTCTTCCTAAGGGCAAAGATTATCTGACTATTGAAGATATTGACACCACTACAAACGATAAGGAAAGGCTTATAGCCACAAGTATTCAGAGTCTTTATGAAAATGGCACTGTTTATCTGTCATTTTTGCCTGAATTTAATACTTCACTTGAAATATATGACTCTGTGAAGACAGAGCTTACAATGTATATACCCGAGATAGGTTACGTCAATTCACGCAGCCTTATTTCTGTTGCAGAAAAATACGGTTTGATTATAGGATTCTATGACTATATTTTGGAATCGCTATTTAAGATGATTAGGGATAATCACCTGATGGCATACGGGGTAAAATCAGTTGAAATTGTCATGCCTGTTTCCTTCCTGCTTAAGAAGAATAAGGCAGTAAAGCTTGTTAATCTCGCGTCTCAATACGATATTCCTCCTAAGCTTATATGTTTTGAGCTTGCCAAAAACTCTATGCTTAAGTTTGATGGCGTAATTGTAGAAAACATGAAGGCCATATCAAGCGCCGGCTTTAGGTTCATACTTGAAAACTATGGCAATGGTTACACCAATGCTTCTGCTTTGATAGATATGCCTATCTATGCTGTGACAATAGATAAATTCCTTACAGGAACAGCGATTAATTCAGAATTGGCTCACAAGATTCTTAGTTGTACAATAACTTACTTAAAAGAATTTGACTTGCAGGTTAAGGCTGAGCATATTGAGACTAAGGCTTCCATGGAATATGCTCTAATGCTTGGTTGTGATTACTTACAGGGTTATTATTTTTCGAAACCGCTTAAAATAGCAGAACTAACTGAATTTTTAAGGAAAGGAGGATTGCAGGAATGA
- a CDS encoding EAL domain-containing protein gives MYTIFFITSFVSIDFFALLLDGRAEPLLIYCLHSLKYLFLYGYLCFLLVYTSIAVNQRIHGDNIFKLFITPLAVVAFLIIINYSYSFIFYITEDGKFEYGRLYPLLYIIDAYYIAISTHLLLRGKKSLSQNYKIIIPAVIVILLTGTVLDYLFPYVSFIPFTFTILTTLVFIGMQNPYEYYYEDSQMMNKNAFITMCGSRFTSETNTLCIAVNIHNIDLITGTLEISKVINAEGLFLKNIKQFSKKLLTFKLANGQYIIVLDESNEAKARLIYEETLHIMEKFANATLFSFPIYSTCCLFSSPKDVSSLRMVNTLFDALKLYDNKDDILAIKPEELQLKSDAEIERIEKLVKNALNENRLEVYFQPIYNVKEKKYTSAEALIRMKDDEGNNISPGVFIPIAEKSSVIIDIGAFVIEEVCKLLSTEHLSALGLEYVEVNISMVECLQSNLASNILSVLKKYNIASSQINLEITETSASEFTDIVDTNIKTLSSKNISFSLDDFGTGYSSLSRILSLPLKLIKIDKSLVQAPFINRDKKSMILLDNFIKTAFAAGFDIVAEGVETNEMAKHVIALGCTYIQGFYFSKPLSKTDFVEAIKVNKPAEI, from the coding sequence ATGTATACTATATTTTTCATAACATCCTTTGTATCAATTGATTTCTTTGCATTACTGCTGGATGGGAGGGCAGAACCATTACTCATTTACTGTCTTCACTCTCTAAAGTATCTGTTTTTGTACGGTTACCTATGCTTTTTGCTGGTATATACTTCCATAGCAGTTAATCAGCGTATCCATGGAGACAACATATTTAAGCTTTTTATCACACCTCTTGCTGTTGTTGCCTTCTTGATAATTATTAACTACAGCTACAGTTTTATCTTTTATATTACAGAAGATGGAAAATTTGAGTATGGCAGATTATATCCCCTCCTATACATCATTGATGCTTACTATATTGCCATATCTACTCATCTTTTACTACGAGGGAAAAAGTCACTATCGCAAAACTATAAGATTATTATTCCTGCAGTTATTGTTATCCTGCTAACAGGTACAGTTCTTGACTACCTTTTCCCTTATGTTTCTTTCATTCCGTTTACATTTACCATCTTAACTACTTTGGTATTTATCGGTATGCAGAATCCTTATGAGTATTATTATGAGGATTCCCAAATGATGAATAAAAACGCTTTTATTACAATGTGCGGCTCCAGATTTACTTCTGAAACCAATACTTTGTGCATAGCTGTAAACATACACAATATAGATTTGATTACCGGTACTTTAGAAATAAGTAAAGTAATTAATGCAGAAGGGCTATTCTTAAAGAATATAAAACAATTTTCAAAGAAGCTGCTAACTTTCAAGCTCGCAAACGGTCAATACATAATTGTGCTTGATGAGAGCAATGAAGCAAAAGCCAGACTTATATATGAGGAAACGCTCCATATAATGGAAAAGTTTGCCAACGCAACACTCTTTAGCTTTCCGATTTACTCCACCTGTTGCTTATTTAGCTCACCTAAAGATGTTTCAAGCCTTAGGATGGTGAATACACTTTTTGATGCACTAAAGCTCTATGATAATAAGGATGATATCCTCGCCATTAAACCTGAGGAATTACAATTAAAAAGTGATGCCGAGATTGAACGCATTGAAAAACTAGTGAAAAATGCTTTGAACGAAAACAGACTGGAAGTTTATTTTCAGCCAATTTATAATGTCAAAGAAAAAAAATATACATCAGCTGAGGCACTTATCAGAATGAAGGATGATGAGGGCAATAACATATCTCCGGGGGTTTTTATACCTATAGCAGAAAAAAGCTCTGTCATCATAGATATAGGAGCTTTTGTGATAGAAGAAGTATGTAAACTGCTCTCTACAGAGCATCTTAGCGCTTTGGGCCTTGAATATGTAGAGGTAAATATCTCAATGGTGGAATGCCTCCAAAGTAACCTGGCTTCCAATATTTTATCAGTCCTTAAAAAGTATAATATTGCTTCAAGCCAGATAAACCTTGAAATAACAGAAACCTCTGCCAGTGAATTTACCGATATCGTGGATACCAATATTAAAACATTGTCAAGTAAAAATATTAGCTTTTCACTTGATGATTTTGGTACCGGATACTCCTCTCTTTCAAGAATACTGTCTTTACCGCTTAAACTAATTAAGATAGATAAATCACTCGTACAGGCGCCATTTATAAACCGTGATAAAAAATCTATGATTCTACTTGATAACTTTATAAAAACAGCCTTTGCCGCAGGCTTTGACATTGTTGCAGAAGGTGTGGAAACAAATGAAATGGCTAAGCATGTGATTGCTCTTGGATGTACATATATCCAAGGCTTCTACTTTTCTAAGCCTTTAAGTAAAACTGACTTTGTTGAAGCAATCAAGGTCAATAAGCCGGCAGAAATATGA
- a CDS encoding amidophosphoribosyltransferase: MGGFFAATLKNDCVFDLFFGTDYHSHLGTRRAGMTVLGEHGFDRAIHNIENSPFRSKFDRDVQEMKGNYGIGCISDYEPQPLIVRSHHGTYSLVTVGKINNTDELVDEIIKEGGIHFLEMSGGVVNQTELVASLINQKGNLIKGIQYVWEKIKGSMTMLILTPLGIYCARDLYGRTPVAIGRKDEGFCASFESFAYLNLGYEHYKELGPGEIDVITPEGVKVLVDPKSTKKICSFLWVYFGYPSSSYEGVSVEAMRNKCGSLMAKRDDFPKDKLDIVAGVPDSGTAHAVGYANESAIPFSRPFIKYTPTWPRSFMPTIQSKRDLIAKMKLIPVHELIDGNRILLIDDSIVRGTQLRETTEFLYKSGAKEVHVRPACPPIMYGCKFINFSRSTSEMDLITRRVIRSEEGENVSSEVLEEYTNPDSEKYKRMVDEIRKQLGFTTLSFNRLDDMVEAIGIGKENLCTYCFDGKE, from the coding sequence ATGGGTGGTTTTTTTGCAGCAACGCTTAAGAATGATTGTGTATTTGATTTGTTTTTTGGAACAGATTATCATTCACACTTAGGTACCCGTAGAGCAGGAATGACAGTGCTTGGAGAACACGGCTTTGATAGAGCAATTCATAATATTGAGAATTCTCCTTTTAGAAGTAAATTTGACCGTGATGTACAGGAAATGAAGGGAAATTACGGCATAGGCTGTATATCTGACTATGAGCCTCAGCCTCTTATAGTAAGGTCTCATCACGGCACTTATTCACTGGTTACAGTGGGTAAAATCAATAATACCGATGAGTTAGTAGACGAGATTATAAAAGAAGGAGGAATACACTTCCTCGAAATGAGCGGTGGTGTAGTAAATCAGACCGAGCTTGTAGCCTCCTTAATCAATCAAAAAGGCAATCTAATTAAAGGTATTCAATACGTGTGGGAGAAAATAAAGGGCTCCATGACTATGCTCATCCTCACTCCTCTTGGTATATACTGTGCCAGAGACTTATATGGAAGGACTCCGGTTGCAATAGGAAGAAAGGACGAGGGATTTTGTGCTTCATTTGAAAGCTTCGCCTACCTTAATCTGGGCTATGAGCACTACAAAGAGCTTGGTCCGGGTGAAATAGATGTAATCACACCTGAGGGTGTAAAAGTTCTCGTTGATCCAAAAAGTACAAAGAAAATCTGCTCATTCCTGTGGGTATACTTTGGCTACCCATCTTCCAGTTATGAAGGTGTTTCTGTAGAAGCCATGCGCAATAAGTGCGGCAGCCTTATGGCTAAGAGAGATGACTTCCCAAAGGATAAACTAGACATCGTTGCGGGTGTTCCGGACTCCGGAACCGCTCATGCTGTGGGCTATGCAAACGAGTCAGCCATACCTTTCTCAAGACCTTTTATAAAGTACACTCCTACCTGGCCGCGTTCATTTATGCCTACCATACAATCAAAGCGTGACTTAATCGCCAAGATGAAGCTTATCCCGGTGCACGAACTAATAGATGGCAACAGGATTCTTCTCATAGATGATTCGATAGTTAGAGGTACTCAGCTTAGAGAAACCACTGAATTCTTGTATAAAAGCGGTGCTAAGGAGGTACACGTAAGACCTGCCTGTCCTCCTATAATGTACGGCTGCAAATTCATCAACTTTTCACGTTCCACCTCAGAAATGGACCTCATTACAAGACGTGTAATAAGAAGTGAGGAGGGAGAAAACGTAAGCAGCGAGGTACTTGAAGAGTATACTAATCCTGACTCTGAAAAGTATAAACGCATGGTGGATGAAATCCGTAAGCAGCTTGGTTTTACCACCCTTAGCTTTAACAGGCTTGACGATATGGTAGAAGCAATAGGCATAGGCAAGGAAAATCTCTGTACCTACTGTTTTGACGGTAAGGAATAA
- a CDS encoding GTP-binding protein, with amino-acid sequence MIKIDLVTGFLGSGKTTFIKKYAKYFLDKGLRIGILENDYGAINIDLMLLGDIMGDNCELEMIIGGGDLETHKRRFRTKLIAMAMSGYDRIIVEPSGIFEPEEFFDLLYEEPLDKWYEIGSVITIVDVSFAADISEASEYLLATQLACTGAVIFSKQENFKFGDKEGTLSYLNSLLERIKCDRRLDEKVVIPSEGKFDNCDFERVSGSGYVVSDYEKEFYEMEEFKSVFIMNRKLNRKELEEKAEHLFKNPDKFGDIIRIKGFIEENGKYLFINMTKNNVEISDIAKGQDIFIVIGRNLIESDIKKEFGVED; translated from the coding sequence ATGATTAAAATAGATTTGGTAACGGGGTTTTTAGGCTCGGGGAAGACAACATTTATAAAAAAATATGCAAAGTATTTCTTAGATAAAGGGCTTAGAATAGGAATCCTTGAAAATGACTATGGTGCGATAAACATAGACCTGATGCTGCTTGGAGACATCATGGGAGATAACTGTGAGCTGGAGATGATAATAGGAGGCGGAGACCTCGAGACACATAAGAGGAGATTTAGAACTAAGCTTATAGCTATGGCGATGAGCGGATATGACAGGATTATAGTAGAACCGTCCGGGATATTTGAGCCTGAAGAGTTCTTTGACCTCTTATATGAAGAGCCTCTTGATAAATGGTATGAGATAGGCAGCGTGATAACCATAGTAGATGTAAGCTTTGCGGCTGACATATCTGAGGCTTCCGAGTATCTGCTTGCCACTCAGCTTGCCTGCACCGGTGCAGTCATATTTAGCAAGCAGGAGAACTTTAAGTTTGGTGATAAAGAGGGCACGCTTTCTTATCTAAACAGCCTGCTTGAAAGGATAAAATGTGACAGAAGACTGGATGAGAAGGTTGTTATACCTTCAGAAGGAAAGTTTGACAACTGTGACTTTGAGCGGGTTTCCGGTTCGGGTTATGTTGTCTCTGATTATGAGAAGGAATTTTATGAAATGGAAGAGTTCAAATCGGTCTTTATTATGAACCGAAAGCTAAATAGGAAGGAGCTTGAAGAAAAAGCAGAGCATCTATTTAAAAATCCTGATAAATTCGGTGATATTATAAGAATAAAAGGCTTTATAGAAGAAAATGGCAAATATCTATTTATAAATATGACGAAGAATAACGTTGAAATAAGCGATATAGCTAAGGGACAGGACATATTCATTGTCATAGGCAGGAATCTTATTGAATCCGATATTAAAAAGGAATTTGGTGTAGAAGATTAA
- the hcp gene encoding hydroxylamine reductase has product MENKMFCYQCQETAGGKGCSVSGVCGKTPEVANIQDLLVYVTKGLSAVTTALRKEGTPVSSEVNHLITLNLFITITNANFDKDAIEARIIETLNVKEELLKSVKNTVCLPPAAIWNGDEASFPEKAKTVGVLSTENEDIRSLRELIVYGLKGLSAYSKHANALLKDDEEVDIFLQRALAATLDDSLTVDDLVALTLETGKYGVSGMALLDTANTTAYGDPEITKVNIGVGKNPGILVSGHDLRDIEMLLEQTQGTGVDVYTHSEMLPAHYYPKLKKYTNLVGNYGNAWWKQKEEFESFNGPILMTTNCIVPPKDSYKDRLYTTGAAGFPGCKHIPGSYGETKDFSEIIEQAKKCPPPTEIETGEIVGGFAHSQVFSLAGEVISAVKSGAITRFVVMAGCDGRAKSRNYYTDFAKALPKSAVILTAGCAKYKYNKLDLGDIGGIPRVLDAGQCNDSYSLAVIALKLKEVFGVESINDLPITYNIAWYEQKAVIVLLALLYLGVKDIHLGPTLPAFLSPNVAKVLVENFGIAGIGTVEDDIELFFGKSSNGGDKITADMLMGDILQAYPEAAEVLMDAGMHCIGCPSSLMESLEDACLVHGLDATVLLEKLNEIANA; this is encoded by the coding sequence ATGGAGAATAAAATGTTTTGTTATCAGTGTCAGGAAACCGCAGGCGGTAAGGGCTGCTCAGTAAGCGGTGTCTGTGGCAAGACTCCTGAAGTAGCTAACATTCAGGATCTTCTTGTTTATGTAACTAAGGGATTGTCAGCAGTTACTACTGCACTTAGAAAAGAGGGAACACCTGTAAGCTCTGAGGTGAACCACCTCATTACACTTAACCTTTTCATTACCATTACAAATGCAAACTTTGATAAGGATGCTATTGAAGCAAGGATTATCGAGACTCTAAATGTGAAAGAGGAACTCTTAAAGAGTGTTAAGAATACCGTCTGTCTTCCTCCTGCTGCTATCTGGAACGGTGATGAGGCTTCCTTCCCTGAAAAGGCTAAGACTGTAGGTGTACTTTCTACTGAGAATGAGGACATTCGCTCTCTTCGTGAGCTCATTGTATACGGTCTTAAGGGACTTTCTGCTTATTCTAAGCACGCAAATGCCCTCCTTAAGGATGACGAAGAGGTAGATATTTTCTTACAGCGTGCACTTGCTGCAACACTTGATGACAGCCTTACAGTAGATGACCTCGTTGCCCTCACTCTTGAGACAGGTAAGTACGGTGTGTCCGGTATGGCTCTTCTTGATACTGCTAATACTACTGCTTATGGTGACCCTGAGATAACGAAGGTAAATATCGGTGTAGGTAAGAATCCCGGTATACTTGTATCAGGCCACGACCTTAGAGATATAGAAATGCTCCTTGAGCAGACACAGGGCACAGGAGTGGATGTGTATACTCACTCTGAAATGTTACCTGCCCACTACTATCCTAAGCTTAAAAAGTATACTAACCTTGTAGGTAACTATGGTAATGCTTGGTGGAAGCAGAAGGAGGAGTTTGAGTCATTTAACGGACCTATCCTTATGACAACTAACTGTATAGTTCCTCCTAAGGACAGCTACAAAGACAGACTTTATACCACAGGTGCAGCAGGATTCCCAGGCTGCAAGCACATTCCTGGTTCATACGGTGAAACCAAGGACTTCTCAGAAATCATAGAGCAGGCTAAGAAATGCCCTCCTCCAACAGAGATTGAGACTGGAGAGATTGTAGGCGGATTTGCTCACAGCCAGGTATTCTCACTTGCAGGCGAGGTAATCTCAGCTGTTAAGTCCGGTGCTATCACACGTTTTGTAGTAATGGCAGGCTGTGATGGTAGGGCAAAGAGCCGTAACTACTATACTGACTTTGCTAAGGCTCTTCCAAAGAGTGCAGTTATCCTTACTGCAGGCTGTGCTAAGTATAAGTACAATAAGTTAGACCTTGGCGATATAGGTGGTATTCCAAGAGTACTTGATGCCGGACAGTGTAACGATTCTTATTCACTTGCGGTTATAGCACTTAAGCTTAAGGAAGTATTTGGAGTAGAAAGCATCAATGACCTTCCTATCACATACAATATCGCTTGGTATGAGCAGAAGGCAGTAATAGTACTTCTTGCCCTCCTCTACCTTGGAGTGAAGGATATCCACTTAGGACCTACTCTCCCAGCCTTCCTTAGCCCTAATGTGGCAAAGGTTCTTGTAGAGAACTTTGGCATAGCAGGAATCGGTACCGTAGAGGATGACATTGAGCTTTTCTTTGGCAAGTCTTCAAATGGCGGAGATAAGATAACAGCTGATATGCTTATGGGAGATATCTTACAGGCTTATCCTGAGGCTGCTGAGGTCCTTATGGATGCCGGTATGCACTGCATAGGCTGCCCATCTTCTCTTATGGAATCTCTTGAAGATGCCTGCCTTGTACACGGTCTCGATGCTACTGTGCTCTTAGAGAAATTAAATGAAATTGCAAATGCATAA